The nucleotide sequence ctcccctccctccccctacACTCCCTTACTATCGCCCCTCTCTGttcccattaaaaaaacacacacacactcaaacacaaacacacacacacacacacagaaaaaaactcttccccccctctcctcctcctccccaacaataaaaaaaaaagaagagaacccccagaagagagagaaaaaagagaaaagaaaaaaaaaaaaggaaacccTGTGGTGGAcagagactgactgactgccGCAGTGTGCGATtgtgtgtgagcgtgcgtgTGCCGAGGTTGATGCGGTCAGCCCTGGTAAGGTATCAGCAGTTTGGCCGCTGGGGTGAAAAACATGGTGgctgatttctttgttttttttgttttgtttttctggggAGGGGGCTGTGATGGTATATCAGGCTGCAGATGTGTCTCCTTCGGTCTGGCTGTGACCTCCCGCTTTCACTCCTCCATCACTGACACggcccacccacccactcaccctccaccaccaccagaaAAGTGGGAGGGAGCGGGTGGGGCGGGTtaggttttttttggggggggggggggggccagCAATAACAACAGGATAacgtgttcattttttttttttttaatgtatcgTACATATGTGAACCTTCCACCAgccagtgttgttgttgttgctgtgttttccaGATTGTGGTTTGGAGTATTATGATTATTACTTCCCCCCCTTCAACCCCTTCTGTGCCCGCCGTTCTCACCCCTACCTTATTTCTCAtgctctctcccccccccctccccccctcctcactcctctctgtctcattaCGTGTTTCTCCGCACAGTGATGGACCCTCAGTATTCAGAGGGGTTGTTCTtgcatagttttttttctttcctgtgggTGGGGGTCCTCTCCCTCAGTTCAGGCATGGCTAAAGCTAATTTTATCCTTTCGACAGgcatcagtgttttctttttttatttcgtGCAAccaccccctctcctcctcccctcctccatgcACCACCCCTTTTCCCTCTGTGAtccttctccctcccctcctcctcctcaccctccctcctctctctgtataTTAGACCACTTCTTGTCGTTTCAGGTTTCAGGACCAGTGGCGGCTGACGACCCCTCCCCAGGTGGCGCCACCCCCCCCCACTGTCTCCGCGgcgtccctctctctctccgcccCCGCTATGCACACTCACCCCATCCTGTccgtgtgggggggcggggggcagGGCGACCACAGGCCCGCGGCAGGGGGCATTTACTACAACAGCAAACGCTGATGATGCTTTTTAGTGCTTttcacactaatacacacacatacacacacacactcaaacacacacactgcagtacaGACGGCCTGTAACCGGCAGCCAACCCTACACATGATTTCTATCCAGAGAGCTGAAGCCAACAGCAGCTGAGTGGCAGAGAAAGTGAGGAGGGCAGGACCAGAGACCAGGGTGTACAGTGCAGACCTTATAGCGCCCCCTTTCTCTGACTTGGCGCAGTGCAGTCACGGCTTGTCCGAGGAAGGCTGACGAGCTAACGGCATTGAtcattaatttaataaaaaaataaacggAGTGGGCCGGAGCTGATGTTTTAGGGTGGGGAAGGCCAGGGGTGGGGGTTTGTGTGGagacttatttttttctttttgaaaaggGGAGTGGGTTTCAACAAacgttttgctttttttaattttaatttttaacccATGAGTCTGTAagtagggaaaaaaaaaaataaagacattgtgtaaaaatgagtttgtgtctgtgagtttctctgcagcagccGAGTTGATTAATCCTGAGATGGAAAGTCCTAAGTGTTGATTTAAGTTAATGCAGTTAAGTGTCTGATGACTGAATGAAAGCTGTCGTCAATGGTCCAATACTGAGACTCCATGGCAACGGGTAAATAAAGGGCAGAGCCTCTTTTTTAATCGAGTGGAGCCACTAAGATTAATGTGACGTGTTCAAAAGTTGCCTGAGCAACAGCACATTTGCGCTCTTTGTTTAAACTGCCCCTCAGGAGCAAAACAATAATGGTCTTAATTTCTGTCGTCATAGATGCACATGAATATCCCACAGGAGAGCTGGGGTGGTCATGTGACACGACCATCATGTACCGTATAGGTTGCGGAAATAATGAACCAAGAGGTTCACAATTTCTGTAATGTATTATTTCACagactttatattttacatttccactTAGTTATGTGAAAGAAtaacaaaaaatttaaatatactAGACAAATGTTTTCACCATGTTAACCAGGATTAACGTGCTCTTCCCATGTTCTAGTGCGTTTTGTTTCTGACCCTGTGACACTGTCTGACTTAAAAAGTGGGatagatggatggttggatgttCTCTCAGTTGACATTTTGAAACAGAACGGCTGCTCCGTCCTGAGTGTCCCTGCAAGTCGTGACAGCGGTGCACATATTTCCAGGACCCTGACACCCACACAGCTAAATAAAACTCAgccatcatttttatttacaccaTTTGCCACATGTTTGCCTTGTGGTCAGCTGgctggtgtgtgagtgtagcAGCAGGTTGTGATTAAGGCCTTTAATATCAACATCTGGCAGCTTCAGGACATTGACGATCAAACTGGACTGAATAGTTTCAATGTCTAAATGTCGCCTGCTGTTTAAATCTTCATCGTCACGCAGCAGAGTTTTAAAAATAAGTATATGAATCTATAAATGaaacctgctgtgtttttgtctggATGATGATCTGTGTGTGGCCTCTGATAAGGAGGTGATGAGACTGCCCTCTAATGGAGGAAAATTAAACTTAGACTTGCAGTAAATTTTATTCCACAATgtcaaaaacactgaatgtaCAAAAGTGTCGGGGAATTCATGTTTAACACAGCGATGGTACAGTCCTGCAAACAGTGAACTAAAATGATGATGGACGCCATCAGCTGCTCATACATCACTGGACGCCACATTTCAGGTCTATCTGTGCTTCTTGAAGGCTGCAAAGAGAAATAGGTGattataatgataaaataaaattcaaacaaAAGAGCAGATTCTTTGCTTCTGAAATATTTTAAGTAATGAGGCCAGTGCTACATTTTCAAAAGCACGCTGAAGACgagatattaaatattttattcgAAAAATTTGTTCCTAAAAAAATGTTATATAGCAGATACAGTAAATAGTCGGGGTGTAACAAACACTGGTAAACATTTGACTAAATGCAGATTCTACACATCTGGTGCCGGAGCAGAAGCAGCaatagaatttcaaaataagagctgaAATTGTTTGACcccattttctgtctctttagAAGAATTTATGTCCTTACCTTTTCTCTTGGTTTTCTTCTTCatgagtttcttcttcttcttgggaCGAGCACCCTCCCCATCCTGCATCAAGAAAGACAAAACAGTCATCTCAGACCAACCCGCAGCAGCAGAGTTGTGTCAAACATCAAGTGTGGGCAAATAGTCATTATGAGTTATTTTAAACGTTATGTTCTCTTCAGTCTGGAACCTGAATAGTCCTGAGTAAATGCAGGTCAGCTGGTCTGCTGCAGGATAAGTGGAGTTTACATCATCAGAACAATGTGTGGACTAAACGTCAGATGTTTCCTCCTCAGGTCCTGTCAGAACTCACCTGTCTGCCCTCGCCACCCGTCAGCGCTGAGATGTCACTGAAGTGTGTTATACCGCTCAGCTGACCAGACATGCCCATCGTGCCTCTCTTCCTGGAGCTCTTCTGATGCTTTGGTACGTTAAGACGCACCATCATCGACTCCTCATATTTTTtcctgagaagaagaaaagaccaTTTAGAACAAAGAATAAAGAACATTTCGAAATTCGGGTTGTGAAACACAAAGTATCAGTCACTGGATGAGAACAGAAAGGACGATAATAAGAAGGAGGCGACTCACCGGTGTGTCTCATCGCGGCTCTCCCGTTCGCTCTGGAAGTCCTGTCTGTCCCTGATCTCCTCGGGCGCGTCGCTGTATTGTTGTCTCAGCTCTTGGATCACAGAGCTTCTCAGAGCAGCTTGCCGCTGACGCTCCACCTGAGCCTTCTTCTTGTCGGTCTCAGTTATATCACCGTCTGCAGAATAAAAACCATTGAGGTCTTATAAAGAAGAAGTCTTCAGTGTTTCCTCAAGGATTTGTTTTAGTTGTGTGGGCAGACCAGTCTGTGAGGGTCTCATGTCAGGGCTACATTCTTCAAaggctgcatttaaagactGACTGTGTCACAGCGACGCCTCCATTTCCCAacccaacctatcccaggattcattgcacttctgagacaaactgttttcaaaGACGTAATGGCAACAGCAAGCAATGAGATCATGAGGGAGAATACTTTGATGGTGATCGGGCCTGACGTGCTTCAGCCCTGATCCTGAAACCGTGGCGTTAATAATTTTGCCGTAGAGGATAAATATTCACATCACTCATTTCAAACTTccacagaaaaagaaagcaaagaagagAACGCTGTTTAAAAAGACAGACAACTTTACCATAATGCACTGGGGCAATCTTCGGTGGAATATATTTCCTGCCACTAGAGTACGCTGCTCTCTTCTCCGAGACTGTCGTTGtctcagcttcttcttcagacTCCTCAGATTCATTCAGCTGATTGATTGATCATGCACAAAGATGAATAAATTAGACACATACAAATCTCTTCGCTATTTATAAactatatgtgtgttttgttaataCAGCCAGTGGTAGACTGATGGTTTTAATGAATATTAATCACATACAGGGAACAATGGGACATTCAGGGAATACAGATGTGTTATGACGTTGAGGACTTACTTTGCTGATGAGATTCTCAGGATTGGGACGCAGCTGCAGTGGGTCGTTTTCAgctaaaagcaaataaaacacatgagaCGCTGCTGTGAACAAGCCTCGCACCACAGTGTTCACTGTTCCATATGTGTAACTAGATGACAACATGTTGCTCAGCAGATTGTAACTGGGCATTAACATGTATTTACTGAGTGTGAGATTCTGACATAGCTGTGGAGACTTAGGATTTATTAGTGCATTCATCTCATCTCACCTAAACTTCCAGTAACAGCCGTTCGAATCAGTTTATCAATCTGGTATTTGAGTTTGTTGTCTAGGGGTCGCATCTTCTCCAGAACCTAAAAAAACGAAGAGGCA is from Paralichthys olivaceus isolate ysfri-2021 chromosome 17, ASM2471397v2, whole genome shotgun sequence and encodes:
- the ngdn gene encoding neuroguidin — protein: MAAPVDNDLIESDLPKAVDLLNNLTEQVASVTSHVRELLTKVKDGTFKTSQGLSFLDLRYHLLLFYLQDLTHLISIKSEGGKIKDSEALNRVVTIRTVLEKMRPLDNKLKYQIDKLIRTAVTGSLAENDPLQLRPNPENLISKLNESEESEEEAETTTVSEKRAAYSSGRKYIPPKIAPVHYDGDITETDKKKAQVERQRQAALRSSVIQELRQQYSDAPEEIRDRQDFQSERESRDETHRKKYEESMMVRLNVPKHQKSSRKRGTMGMSGQLSGITHFSDISALTGGEGRQDGEGARPKKKKKLMKKKTKRKAFKKHR